In the Deltaproteobacteria bacterium genome, one interval contains:
- the carA gene encoding glutamine-hydrolyzing carbamoyl-phosphate synthase small subunit: MLALACGEVFEGTAVGAEGETVGEVVFNTSHTGYQEILTDPSYAGQLVTFTVSEVGNYGIHSGDEQAETAQAAGLIARRVCREPSNWRSQQSLPHFLERNALVGIEGVDTRRLVRILRTTGAQQGIIDSSGASAKALIERARKAPGMEGQDLATRVSTKAPYRWEQGVAGREPQARKHEVVVVDYGVKRGILRQLVDIGCGVTVVPSRTPASEILARKPDGVVLSNGPGDPAAVVGADVQARELLGKVPVMGICLGNQILALAMGGKTYKLKFGHRGANHPVRDVIGDKIDLTSQNHGFAVDHKSLEGKVQVTHINLYDNTVEGIAAPDLRMFAVQYHPEDNPGPHDSRYLFRRFMQIIEGGS; encoded by the coding sequence ATGCTGGCGCTGGCGTGCGGCGAGGTATTCGAAGGCACGGCGGTCGGGGCGGAGGGGGAAACGGTCGGCGAAGTCGTCTTCAACACCAGCCATACCGGCTATCAGGAGATCCTCACCGATCCTTCCTACGCCGGACAGCTCGTGACGTTCACCGTCAGCGAGGTGGGCAACTACGGCATCCACTCCGGAGACGAGCAGGCGGAGACCGCGCAGGCGGCGGGCCTGATCGCGCGCAGGGTCTGCAGGGAACCCTCGAACTGGCGCTCGCAGCAGTCGCTGCCGCATTTCCTCGAGCGCAACGCCCTGGTCGGCATCGAGGGCGTCGACACCCGGAGGCTCGTCCGCATCCTGCGGACCACGGGGGCGCAGCAGGGAATCATCGACAGCAGCGGCGCGTCGGCGAAGGCGCTGATCGAGCGCGCGCGAAAGGCGCCGGGGATGGAAGGCCAGGATCTGGCCACCAGGGTCTCGACCAAGGCGCCGTACCGCTGGGAGCAGGGCGTCGCCGGCCGCGAACCGCAGGCGCGCAAGCACGAAGTGGTCGTCGTCGACTACGGCGTGAAAAGAGGAATCCTCAGGCAGCTCGTCGACATCGGCTGTGGCGTGACCGTCGTGCCGTCGCGCACGCCCGCATCCGAGATTCTCGCGCGCAAGCCGGACGGCGTCGTCCTCTCGAACGGGCCGGGCGACCCGGCCGCGGTCGTGGGCGCCGACGTGCAGGCGCGCGAATTGCTCGGGAAGGTCCCGGTGATGGGCATCTGCCTGGGGAACCAGATCCTCGCGCTTGCGATGGGGGGGAAGACGTACAAGCTGAAGTTCGGCCATCGCGGCGCGAACCATCCGGTTCGCGACGTCATCGGCGACAAGATCGACCTCACCTCGCAGAACCATGGCTTCGCCGTCGACCACAAGTCGCTGGAAGGCAAGGTCCAGGTGACGCACATCAACCTGTACGACAATACCGTCGAGGGCATCGCCGCCCCCGATCTGAGGATGTTCGCGGTGCAGTACCATCCGGAGGACAATCCAGGTCCGCACGACAGCCGATACCTGTTCCGGCGCTTCATGCAGATCATCGAAGGCGGTTCATGA